The region TCAAATAGAAAATATAAACGCACTTAATTATTCAGGAAAAATACTACTCAATTTATTAAATAACGTGCTAGATTTTAGCAAAATGCAATCTACAGAAATCGAATTAGATGCTATTCCGACTGATTTATTATTAGCTGTAAAACAGATTAAAAAAATTCATGAAATTAGCTGTTTTCGAAAAGGAATTGTCATGAATTTAGAAATTGACAACACAATTCCTATTGTTATATTAGACATCGTTCGATTTAATCAAGTCATTAATAACTTGGTAACAAATGCCATAAAATTTACAGACAAGGGTAGCGTAACGCTAAAAATTTCTAAGAAAAACGAAACAACAGATAGCATAAACATTGTTACAGAAATAGTTGATACAGGAATTGGAATTCCTTTAGATAAGCAAGACACTATTTGGGAAGCTTTTACACAAGCCTCTAGCACTACAAATCGTTTATATGGCGGCACGGGCTTAGGCTTACCTATTGTAAAAAGTATTGTAGAAGCAATGGACTCTAAAGTTCTAATTGAAAGTGAGATTGGCAAAGGAAGTCGCTTCTATTTTGAGATGCACCTAAAAAAAGCATTAGACGGAGAATTACAAAATCTAATCGAGACTAAACAACATAATTTTAAGGGTGAAAAAGTTCTATTGGTAGAAGACAATCTTATAAACGTAATGGTTGGTAAACAGATCTTAGAAAAAGCAAAACTTACCGTAGCTGTTGCTAACAACGGTCTTATTGCCGTAAATATGGTCAAAGAAAATGACTATGATATTGTGCTTATGGATATTCAAATGCCCGTAATGGATGGGTATACTGCTACCAAAGAAATAAGAAAATTTAATAAAAAAATACCTGTCTTAGCACTTTCTGCATCTGTTTTTATGGAAGTAAGAGATAAAATAAATGAATGTGGTATGAATGGTTTTATCTTTAAACCATTTGACCATCAAGATTTATTAAACCAAATAGAACAAGCAATTAATAGCTAAACTAATATATTTAAAAATGCAAAAATTCTCTCAAAGAAGAATAAACCTTGTATTTAGGCTTACGATCGTAAATATAGGGTTTGCCATACTTTGTACTATAATTTCTGATAAGTTTGATTTCATTTGGTTGAGAAATTATAATGCTATCAATATTTTTGCATACATCATAGCCGCTTTTTTGGCAAAAAAAGAACGATTAACATCGGCAAGAATTATTTATCTAATAACAAGCAATATTGGTATTGCTATTATCGCATCTTTTGTAGGTAGAGGGGGCAGTATAGAATTCATTTATATGTTTAACATAGGCCTGCCTTTTATTCTATTTTCTTACAGAAGAGAGCGTACTTTATTAATGATATTTACCATATTGCCCTTAGTATTATGGATCTTATTATTTTTAACTGATTTTAATCTTTTTGCTTCAAAAAAATTAGATGTAAATATAGCAAAAGAATTTATATACCCAATTTCAATCATTAGTATGGTGTCTTTGGTATTATTTCAATTGATTTATTTTATATTACTCAACAGTCGTTATTTTGGTGAGATTCGTAAAAAAGAAGTAGAGGCTTTAGAAGCTTCTGATGCAAAATCAAAATTCTTGAGCACGATGAGCCATGAAATTAGAACTCCTTTAAATGCTGTCATTGGTCTTTCGCATATTTTGAGTGATGATAACCCTCGCAAAGACCAAATAGAAAATATAAATGCACTTAATTACTCCGGAAAACTACTACTAAACTTATTAAATAATGTACTCGATTTTAGTAAAATGAAATCTACAAAGATCGAGCTTGATAATATTCCTGCAAACTTATCTGAAGCTATAAAACAGATTAAAAAAATTCATGAAGCTAGCTGTTTCAAAAAAGGAATTTCTCTGAATATAGAAATTGACGATGCGATTCCTTTGGTTTGGTTAGATGTTGTGAGATTTAATCAAGTGCTTAATAATTTAGTTACAAATTCAATTAAATTTACAGATAAAGGGAGTGTCACTTTAAAAATTAGCTCTCAAAATCAAACGAACAAAACAGTAGATCTATTAATAGAAGTCATCGATACTGGTATCGGAATTGCTGAAGATAAACAAGATGGTATCTGGGAAGCTTTTGTACAAGCCTC is a window of Polaribacter litorisediminis DNA encoding:
- a CDS encoding response regulator codes for the protein MSDFSERRVKLLHQISIITVGIAIFCGILSIYLEITELIYFHFLTAFIYLFCVYLTKKGLLKIPRLIYFITLNIAITVTASFIGQDGAVEFMLMFALALPFLSFSSAREKWYIIIFSFFSISLWILLYITKFNLITTFKVDPEVAANLIYPISIICTLSLVTFQLVYFSFQNSLQSSSVHINREEAVEASNAKSKFLSTMSHEIRTPLNAVIGLSHILSDNNPRKNQIENINALNYSGKILLNLLNNVLDFSKMQSTEIELDAIPTDLLLAVKQIKKIHEISCFRKGIVMNLEIDNTIPIVILDIVRFNQVINNLVTNAIKFTDKGSVTLKISKKNETTDSINIVTEIVDTGIGIPLDKQDTIWEAFTQASSTTNRLYGGTGLGLPIVKSIVEAMDSKVLIESEIGKGSRFYFEMHLKKALDGELQNLIETKQHNFKGEKVLLVEDNLINVMVGKQILEKAKLTVAVANNGLIAVNMVKENDYDIVLMDIQMPVMDGYTATKEIRKFNKKIPVLALSASVFMEVRDKINECGMNGFIFKPFDHQDLLNQIEQAINS
- a CDS encoding ATP-binding protein; translation: MQKFSQRRINLVFRLTIVNIGFAILCTIISDKFDFIWLRNYNAINIFAYIIAAFLAKKERLTSARIIYLITSNIGIAIIASFVGRGGSIEFIYMFNIGLPFILFSYRRERTLLMIFTILPLVLWILLFLTDFNLFASKKLDVNIAKEFIYPISIISMVSLVLFQLIYFILLNSRYFGEIRKKEVEALEASDAKSKFLSTMSHEIRTPLNAVIGLSHILSDDNPRKDQIENINALNYSGKLLLNLLNNVLDFSKMKSTKIELDNIPANLSEAIKQIKKIHEASCFKKGISLNIEIDDAIPLVWLDVVRFNQVLNNLVTNSIKFTDKGSVTLKISSQNQTNKTVDLLIEVIDTGIGIAEDKQDGIWEAFVQASSTTNRLYGGTGLGLPIVKSIVKSMGDDVKIDSQVGKGSRFYFNLKLDIASEKELEKTIEKRTHNFQGKTILLVEDNLINIMVGKQILEKAQLQVEVAYDGLTAVNMAKKNNFDAILMDIQMPIMDGYTAAREIRKFNTKIPILALSASIFMEVKDKIHNSGMNGFIFKPFDPEDLLNQIEDAIHNSL